The Herminiimonas arsenitoxidans sequence GTTCATGAACACCGCCAGCGACAAAGCCAGGGTGCCTATGATAAGTGGCGTGCCGCTCAGTGGCGGCAACGCAGCGCGAGGAGTAGCGCTCATGGTTTAGTGTTTGCCTGTGGTCGCAGTACTGTTGCTGTTCGTTGCAATGATTTGCGCAACGCGCGCAGCAGCTTGATTGCCTGCATCATCGAACACAGCCGTTTGATAAACCGGCTCAGTGCGTGGTGCTGTCGTCGAGGTCAAGGAAGTGCCTTCCGATTTGGCGACATCCACTTCAACCTGCATAGACAAACCTACCCGCAATGGCCGCTCTTCCAAATCTTTAGGATCCAAAGTAATCCGCACTGGAATACGTTGCACTACCTTGATCCAGTTACCACTCGCATTTTGTGTAGGCAACAGGGCGAAGGCTGCGCCTGTCCCTGCTGAAAGACCAGCAACCTTGCCATGATAGGTAACGCTGCTGCCGTAAATATCAGAAGTTAATGTGACCGGTTGACCGATACGCATCTTGGCAACTTGTACTTCCTTGAAGTTGGCATCAACCCACAAGGCATTCAGCGGCACCACCGACAACAAAGGCGTACCCGGTGCAACACGTTGCCCGACTTGCACAGAACGCTTGGCAATATAACCTGTGATAGGTGCCAGCAAGGTATTGCGTGACAAAGCCAGATAAGCAGCTTGTACCTGCGCTGCGGCGCGTTGCACATTAGGATGCTTAGCAACCGTTGTACCTTCGGTCAATGCTTGGTTCGATGTCAATTGATCGCGTGCTGCTTGCAATGCGGATTCAGCCGCAATGAAGGCAACGCGTGCATGCTCCAGATCTTCTTTTGCTACGGCACCGGTACCGCTCAATTCCTGACGGCGTGCCAGATCATCACGTGCACGTGCAACATCTGCTGTGCGTTGTGCTACAGCTGCACTCAGTGCACCGTTGTTGACGAATAAGGTGCGTACTTCACGCACAGTCTGCGCCAATTGTGCTTCAGCTTGATCCAATGCAACTTGCGCATCACTATGATCCAAATCAACCAAGGGCTTACCAGCTTTTACCAACTCTGTATCGTCAGCATGAATCGCGATCACAGTACCGCTCACTTGCGGTGTTACCTGCACCACATTGCCGGCAACATAAGCATCGTCAGTATCTTCAAAGTGACGCGCATAAATTGCCCACCAGATTCCATAGGCAATCAACAAGAGCGCCAGCAGGACCGACACCGCGATGAGGCGGCGACGACGTTTGCCGTTGGTATTAGGAGTTTCGGCTTCTTTTACTTCTGGGCTGGTCGTATTCATGATGCACTTCTCACGGAGGTGGAAACATTCGAGGGATTGGAGTTTTCTTTTTCAAGACCTTGCGTCTGCGCGTCGAAACCGCCGCCCAAGGCCTTGATCAAACCGATACGCAAGTCACTGCGGCGCGCCTGTGAATCGAGATCGATACGGCGCTGCGATAACCATGTCATTTGCGCTGACAGTACGGGCAACATATTGGTGGTACCGACACGCTCACGCTGTTGCGCCAGTTTCAGATTGTTGGCTGATGCTTGTGTTGCCAATTGCTGCTGTTCACTTTGCAGCGCCGCAGCACGTGACGATTGCACTTGATCAGCCACATCATGCAAAGCTTCAGTTAAAGTCTGGTTATACATCGCGACCAAACCATCGTAGGAAGCAACGCGACCTTTCAGATTGGCGCGCAGGGAACCGCCATCCAAAATCGGCAAACGAATGGCGGGGCCGATACCAACGACGCGGCTACCGCTATTCAACAAATTGCTCAAACCCAAACTGGAGAAACCGGCAAAGGCCATGATGTTGACGTTAGGATAGAACTCGGTTTTGGCAGTATCGATATCGCTTTGTGCTGACTCAACATTCCAGCGTGCAGCAACGATGTCAGGACGACGTCCGAGCAAGGTCAGTGGCAATGCATCTGGCAATGCAATCGCTACTTCGGAAGGTAATGAAGGACGTTCAATTTGCAGACCACGATCCGGACCTTTTCCCAGCAGTGCTGCCAATTGATTGCGCGTCAAGGCAATCGCTTCATTCAATTGCGCACGTTCGGCGCGCAGACTAGCGAGTTGCTGATGCGTTTGTTGATTATCTGTTTGGGTATCTAGGCCGACTTTAAAGCGCAGCTTGGTCAGGCGTTCGATGTTTTCACCAACCGCCAATTGCTCCTGATTCAAATCCAGTTGCGCATACTGGCGCGCCAATTGCACCCAGGCACGCGCCACTGCAGTAGAAATCATCAAGCGCGCATTGTATTGCTCGGCCTGCGCGGCCTTCCCTGCTGACAAGGCACTACGCAATTGGGCCGCATGCTTGCCCCAGAAATCGAAATCGTAAGAAAAATTCAGCGACAGTTCATTGTCCGATTTGTACTCGCCACCCAATGGCGGCGGAATGATGCCGTTCTCGGTATAACGCTGATATGTGCTGCTGGCATTGGCAGACCACGATGGACGGGCACTTGCGCTGGCAGCATCAGCAGCTGCCTTTGCACCGGCGACACGCGCTGCGGCAACTTGTAAATTAGGATTACCTGCGATGGCTTCATCGACCAATGCCTGCAAAGGTGCGCCACCGATAGTTTGCGCCCAGGAAGCATCAGGCCATAGACCGCGCTGTTCTGGCAAGGAAGAAGTCGTTGCATAGTCTGCAGGCTGATTCAGATTCGCGCTGGTGTCGATGCCTTTAAAACTGGCGCAGCCGCTAAGCAAGACAGCAGCACAACTGGCTGCGATCATGCCACGGAAAGAATTTTGGTTTAAACCAGCAGAAAAACGTACAAGGTTTTTCATCATTTGCTCCTGTCTTTCACTTCCTTGCTAACGACTTCCGATGCAGCGCCGTATAACAATTTGCGCAGCAAGCTTCTGAGCGTATTCACTTCTTCGCCACTGAACTCGGCAAAGTTTTCATTGAGCACGCCTACATACAAATCAGGTAATTTATCCGCAAGCTCGACACCCTCTTCCGTCAAACGCAGATTGATCACGCGCCTGTCATCACCACG is a genomic window containing:
- a CDS encoding efflux transporter outer membrane subunit, which encodes MKNLVRFSAGLNQNSFRGMIAASCAAVLLSGCASFKGIDTSANLNQPADYATTSSLPEQRGLWPDASWAQTIGGAPLQALVDEAIAGNPNLQVAAARVAGAKAAADAASASARPSWSANASSTYQRYTENGIIPPPLGGEYKSDNELSLNFSYDFDFWGKHAAQLRSALSAGKAAQAEQYNARLMISTAVARAWVQLARQYAQLDLNQEQLAVGENIERLTKLRFKVGLDTQTDNQQTHQQLASLRAERAQLNEAIALTRNQLAALLGKGPDRGLQIERPSLPSEVAIALPDALPLTLLGRRPDIVAARWNVESAQSDIDTAKTEFYPNVNIMAFAGFSSLGLSNLLNSGSRVVGIGPAIRLPILDGGSLRANLKGRVASYDGLVAMYNQTLTEALHDVADQVQSSRAAALQSEQQQLATQASANNLKLAQQRERVGTTNMLPVLSAQMTWLSQRRIDLDSQARRSDLRIGLIKALGGGFDAQTQGLEKENSNPSNVSTSVRSAS
- a CDS encoding HlyD family secretion protein, with amino-acid sequence MNTTSPEVKEAETPNTNGKRRRRLIAVSVLLALLLIAYGIWWAIYARHFEDTDDAYVAGNVVQVTPQVSGTVIAIHADDTELVKAGKPLVDLDHSDAQVALDQAEAQLAQTVREVRTLFVNNGALSAAVAQRTADVARARDDLARRQELSGTGAVAKEDLEHARVAFIAAESALQAARDQLTSNQALTEGTTVAKHPNVQRAAAQVQAAYLALSRNTLLAPITGYIAKRSVQVGQRVAPGTPLLSVVPLNALWVDANFKEVQVAKMRIGQPVTLTSDIYGSSVTYHGKVAGLSAGTGAAFALLPTQNASGNWIKVVQRIPVRITLDPKDLEERPLRVGLSMQVEVDVAKSEGTSLTSTTAPRTEPVYQTAVFDDAGNQAAARVAQIIATNSNSTATTGKH